The segment CTGGAAATCAtttgcaattggccttctggggaGAAAGCTGAAGCAAACCACATTTCAAGACTGCCAGCTTGTTGAATTGAACACATGGCAACAGTCCCTCTGCTACAGCCCAGAAAACCCTGTTTGGTGGGTCTGTGCGCACATTTAGAAGAGGTTCCCACACCGTCCAAGTGCGCGCAGACATACTTTGGTCCTCGAGGTGGACAGCTAAACACAGCCCACAGCCCCGCTGACCGCGAAACCCCATCCCAGGTGACTCACCATGCTGACTTCCAGTTTATCTCCCTGCATGGACTTCAGCCTCACAAGGGCATTGACTGCGCCGCTCACCAGGATCTCATCAGCCACGTGGAACTTGAGGAGGTTGGCAAGCTCCTTGGCATTACCTGAGGgaagaaaacatttacatttgcaaAACAGCATCAGCCCTTGCTTCCCGTATTTCATGTGCTGGAATGACTTTGCATGGAAAATACCATAACTTCCTGAAAGTGCAAGGCAGGACCTTGGTTGGAGCTGGTTAGGACATTGAGGCCATCAGGATCCCAGCAATTCCAGAAGGAAACTCTTCCAATGTCCCACCTTGGTACATACCAAACCTGCCCTGTATATGAAATCCCTCTCTCGTTTTTTCAGTCCCTCATTCTCTCACTGTGCACAGCATGAACCTGCTTCTGTTGCTGCTTTCACTTCCCAAAGAAGTCTAGGagggcaaaaaaaaggcctatgtgaAATAAGGAAGCAGATAGAGCACACTGGGTATTTGCAAACGTCAATCCTTTGCCAGCGCCAGTGTCACTTGGCAATATTCCTCACGGCTGAAACTGCAGGATTCCCAGGTAGGAAGGGGAAAAGCGCAGGAGAAATGTCACTAATGTCTCACAGATTGCTGGCCTGCTCCCCACCCCACTGAGTGTCTACTCATCTAGCTGCGCTTTGAAACAGACCTTAGGAAGATAAGATGCTTCCCCTTCGCCACCTATTTTCCAGAAGAGGCAACGATGTGCACAGCACGGGCCAGCAGCCCTCCTCCATCTTCTCCGTTAGAGGATGCAGTGTCACTGACAAAACCCACAAGCAGACGATGGGGAACAGCTAGTGCAAAGATGGCCTCCATCTACAGAACCAGAGCAGCTCCTTCAGCAAGGGGGACTTTTTGTTTCACTGCCCATAACTAAATACgctgtcagcttttttttttccattgcagttTTTCTAGGGTGGCCCCAGTTCACACTGCACATCCCCACCAACATGATTCACTTCTTCATCAGGAGCGTAAGCTAAATATTTGTGTGAAAAAAGAAGAACATCTGAAGTGGCCGCATCTGGGATACTTCACTCCTGCAGCCGTTTACAATAGCGGCAAAAcagttctgaaatatttatatattaagcACTAGTCTGGATGTACAGCCTGATACTACCAGTTCCTCCATCCCTGCACTTAAAAGGATAACCAGCTACCATGGGCAGATGCTTCCCAAATTATGATGTCAATGTTTGGTTGGGGTTTAATGACGAGAAGACATTACACTCAAATACCTGACATTGTTTCCAACCACAGCCAGTTTTCaacatgaacaaaataaaagatcGTGCTGCTTATCCAGAAGAGCTCTATTAAACTTTCCCATGCATTTTTCCACACCCAGCCTGCACGCCTGTGCTTTTCAGGATACTGATCTTCGTCTGTGCTAGACTGGGGTATTTGTTGTCCTCTCAGGATCAGACTGGACTTCCTGCTTTGTCCACGTACACATAGATGGAGCAACAGCTCCATCCTTTAATACTTAAATTTCATGCAGTATAACTTGAAGTGGAATCTGGACCATGTTTTCTATTTGCAAAACTTCCTTTAGACACCCTGATCCCATGTGGTTGACTGCCACATTCTCACTTCTTTCACCCCCTGCCTTGCAAGGCAGAGATCTCACTGGTTCCTCTAGAAACACCTGAGGGTTATCTTGCTTacaccagccagcacagccaAATTTAAGTCATAGTGAGTTTGCAGCACAAACACGTGTTCCAACCACAAGAAAAGTATAAGCCCATGCCCACGCTTTGTGTGAGAGTTCAGTGCCATCCTCAGCTTTTGGCTGGATAGGACTTATCCAAATCAGTTGTGTAGGAAGCCCATGCTTCCAACACACTGGGTCAAAGAATGAGATACGTCAGAGAAACTTAGCCATTCCTCCCACACCATGCCAATAACTCACAGCAGCTGTTCATCTAAACACTCTGAAAATGCTCACCCATTAGTTTGTTCAGTTCCCCCTGGGGCATGGCTCGGAAAGCTTCATTTGTTGGAGCAAACACTGTGAAGGTACCTGGCCTGTTCAAGTTCTCCGTTAGGCCTGCAGACTGGATTGCAGCCACCAACGTACTGcaagacaaacacacaaaaaatgcttCACTATAAATTACTTTTGTTGGTCTTTGCGCAATTGCGTGTTGTGTTCAAAAGAGAGCTGTGAAGTTACAATTGCAAAATCCTGCTGGGGTCCagcaaatcacagaatgataggatggtttgggttgggagggaccttaaagatcatcttgttccaacctccctgccatgggaagggacaatTACCCAAATCAATTAACCAAAAAGTTGATTAGGTAGGAAATGAGCCTGTGAGGTCCAACCAGAACATCTGAGAAATAGCAAAGCAAGCTGGGAATGCTGAATCCTCGGGGACCAAATGGTagtgaggagacagagagggCTGGCCACGGTGGCTGTGATGGGCAGAGAAGGCTTTGGAGCCAGCTTCTGACTGTATTAAGCGGGACCACACACTTGGCTCATAGCTCATTGAAGGGTTATTTGAAGTCTCGCTCCCTATAATTTAGGCATGAGACCATGGTTTTGGATGCTctttctatcttaaaaaaaatataaatatatatagtcaTGACTACAACCCATAATAAATGGAAACTGCTTTGCCAGCTTTTCTGCTCCTAGCACTTAGGAAGAGCAGAAAGGTCACCTGAAGCGATGGTCTGCCTTGAGAACATCCATCACTGTGCCAGACGGTGGAGTCAACATTTTGTCCACACTAAACAGGGTTCCAAACCTTCCTCTCTTGTCATGGGCAGCAATGCAGGCGTTTTCAATGCAAAGATTCTGCAAACAAAATTCCACCAAAAAAAGACTTTATTCGCATATGCTtcaaaagagagatttttataCTTTCCACAATGCTCAATTACACTTTTTACATGACAGCCATAACATTACAGACATCAAGCATCATTCAAGCAGTGCACGCTGCAGGAACTTACATTGCGGTACACAAAAACTCTCAGTTCCCTGTCACCCAGAGTCTGCAGTTTCTGCCCATGGTAAAGATATTTAGAGGAGAGCTGGTCTCTAACAATGTGGTTCAGAAGCAAGTTTTTCATGTTGCTGTCAACGACGGGGAGTCTATCTGCAGCAAAAAGTATGGAAGGAACCAGTGATTCACTTAAAATGACCATTGGGATGCTAAAAAAGTGCAAATAGAGAGTATTATCTGCAtcaggttttaattttaaagctagATGCCACTGCCTATAGCTGAGGCATTTGAGTGAGGGTTTTCATGCTCCTGCACTGAAACATGGCTGAAGACTGTTTGAAGCAGATCTGTGGCCCAAACTGACGAAGAAAGGGATTTACTCCCCGGTTTACCTTTGAACACATCGTTCACTGGGGCAAGGAGGGTCACTTGCTCACTGCCAGTTAGATGAGAACTGAGACCAGCTTGTCTGAAAAGGTCCGTGGACTTGGAAACTTCAGATTCTTGTGCCAACTCAAACAGGGTCttagctgaaaagaaaagcaagatataGCAACTTTGCGTTAAAGGCAATGCCCCCATCACTACAAAATATCTACACCCTCTAAATCCAGTATTTCCTTGGCAAAATAGACAAAAGGAAGGCAACAGAAAGAAAGATGCAGAGAGGCACCAGTACCTGAGTCTGGGATCAGCAGCTCATTAACAAAATGTACGACACCGTTGGTAGCCAGGACGTCCTTGTTGGCAATGATGGGCTTCCCGTTGAGGGTCAGCTCTTCCCCACTGCAGCCCACATCCAAGGTGGTTCCCTCCAGAGTCTCCATCGTCAGGCCAGCGATGATGGCCTCAGCACACATGGCTGACTTCAGGATGTGATGGTTCAGCAGGTCTGGAAGAGAAGCAAGTGTCTTAGGGAGCTGGAAAAATCATCTACGAAATTATTGCATCTTTTAGGGGTCCTGTTCAACAGCAAGGGCCTCCTGTACAGCACTGCATGGGGCTCCACTCCAAAAGATGTGAGTCATTTTAAATTAGACTGGTTTTAATTCAGTAGCCTGGGAAATTAAGTGCttaaaaagagtgatttttaCACACCTTTGTCAACTTCAACAGGTTTTGTGTGGTTATTTGACTCGTTTGTTAGGGGGAGTTACATTGAATAGATGCTAGTTTTCTTGCATGTTGCTGGATTGATAGCACATGTAGGAGTGCTACAAGAAAACTTGGAAAAGGGACTGCTTCAGCCCCCTCCTCCATGTCTAGATAACACTCTCCCTGCCACGTCTACATGTCTACCATGTCTACATCCAAAGAAGTCTTGGCTGTCCAGTTTCAAAAGCTGGAGTCTGTCAAATGTGTTTACTGCAGCTGTTGTCAGAGTGTATCAAGGAGCTGTTCAGATGTCCTTGAGAAGGAATTCAGAAGAAATGAATACTCTTCAGTCTCTCAGTGGGCTCAGTAAACAAGCACTTACCCCTCAGGGCTTCTGGGTCCCCCAAGATCCTGTTCAGTGTTTCTCGTGGGATCTTCTCAAAGGCTTCGTTGGTTGGAGCCAGGAGCGTGTACTGGCCTTCGCTTTCCAGCAGGCTGTTGAGGTCagaagcagccacagcagcctTCAGAGCAACAAGAATAGAGGGTAAAAAGCATTCAGCCAGAATACAAAGGTCAGCAGCTTTGTCCAGGCGTGCACACTAAGGGACAGATTTATTACGGCTTTTATAATTTCAGAGGACTTACAAAAAATCATGAATAGCTTCTTTCAGCCCTTTGGTGCCTTTATAAATTTGACCTGGCCCTGTGGTTCTCTTGTGCTCCAGAAATTTGAGTACAAGCGCCCTTTTTGGCAAGACCGAGTGCTAGTTCGAATACCGTGATATGCCTGGAAAGGGTCACAGGACTTCCAGTGAAGAATTCAGATCAGAACCCACAGCTGGCTAACTGCAAAACCCCCGTGCTTTTTAAGTTATTCCTTAACTTGGCAGATACCGAGGCAAATAAATTGGTACTCATAAAATCTGAACAGCTAATATCTCCTGAGGCTAAGATTCCTGTAGAAGAGTGAGAAGCCAGACTCAGTCTACATCTCTACTGACAGCGATAGCAGGGGGGCAATTATTCTCATAAAACCCTACTTGCGCTGATATCAAACACTTCTCTtcctaaagcaaaataaattatattgGTGCAAGGATTTTTATCAGCAGCTTTAGGGTCACAGCACCTAGGCATTAGCAAGCTCTTCATGACGATCCACTGGGAGTGGGATGACTGACCATCTTCAAGGAGCCCTGGAGCACGCGTGGGGTGGACTCACCCGAAGAGTTTCCAGGCTTTCCTCAGTCTCAATGATCTGCTGGATGCTGTTTGTCGTGGTGGCGATGACTTTGTCGATGACATGAACCACTCCGTTGGTGGCATGGTGGTCAGCTTTCAACAGCCTGGCACAGTTCACGGTCACAATCTGCAGAGGGAAAGAGCCACGGGGTGTTACGGGCACTAAACCAAGAAGGTAAAGCAGCCTCCGCTGGTTTTCTATTTCAAACGCAGCGAGCGCTGTAATATTGAATCAGCAGGAGCCGAAATGTGGTTTcctaaaaaaacacacaaagaatgaGAATGCTCTATCAAGAATGTTTGAAACAGTTCATGTTTAAAGAGCTTTGAAAATAATCAGTGGTTTTGTCTACCCTGCATCATCAAGACTAAGAAAATATGCAAAAGCCAATACTTAGGCAAGCTTAGGCAAGTTATATAGCAATGGGGGCAACTTCCCTGCAACAGCATCGATGAAACTATCCGCttataaatgttatttttgagCTCCTTCTAAATACGTATTCTAAATCAATAGCTGTCAACCTAAGCATTACAGAGTCCTGGAGATCCAAGGACAGTGTGGGAggtgcaaggcagcagaaaagcaagTCCGCTGGGGGTAGGTTTAACACAAATGCCTTACCCCGTTGGGATAGTGGTGAATCTGGATAGGCAGGTCCTGGTACATTGAGTTTAGTGTTGTCCCGTGTTTCAGATCATCCGTGAGGACCCGTTTGTTCACCATGTGGTAGCGAAGGGCATTGAGCAGCTCAATGTTAACATTACTGACTAAGGAATCCAGAGTTtcctgaaaaatcagaaaaattcatttttcagtgcTGAGTGCAATTAAGCCAGTTGTTAGAGAGAGACAAGAGCTCTGGCTGCATCCGAGGTACTTCCGAGgcgggtgtgtgtatgtgtgcatatgtgttaAGTGATGTGTTCAGCCTTAAGCCGTCTGTGCAAATTAAGAGCTCTGACTTTCATAACTCTTTAGCTTTTCCCTTACAACAGCAGGAAGTAGGTCTGGCACCCCCATCCCTGGCAGACAAAGGGATGATGGCAGCAAGCTCCAGCGTGGGAATCACTGCATCGAAATAAGCAGCAAGGCAACAAAAGGCATCGCTCAGGGCCAAGGACAAATACACCGCGAGACCTTCCCCAACAGCATTGTCCTTGCAAGAGGCTCAGCTGGTGCAGGTTTGGGGTAGAGGCTTGGTAGTGGGGATAGCCAAAAAgatgctccctccctcccccagtagTTGTTCTTACGTCTTTACGGACAAGGGATTTAAATGAGGGATGTAACTGGGTAGGGCTTGTACAATCTGGACTCTCCCCTGTTCACAGAGATGCTCTGCTAGGGTCGGAGCACCAGCAGGACAGCGGTGACGATTTCAGGAGTGGAAACTTCACAAGTCACagagtgagaaaataaaaaccaatatGAAGGAAATTTATATGTAATTGAGCATAGGAACACTCTGCTGCAGAAAGGCATCAGTGGCAACAGAGGCTCCAGCTGGGACTGGCTGCTTGTGCAAATTAGTCAGAACAACCAGAGTGGTAAAGCAAGGGTCAACATGAAAAATCAAAAGGGATGGAAAGTCTCTTGCTGTGGGTCTTATTGCAATCCCTCATGGTAAGAAGGCGGGGAAAACTGAATTAGGTGATTTTTACGTCCACCCACTGCAGAGTATCCACATCTCTCTAGGGTTAGGTCTTTCAGAAACAAAGCTCTGGAGCTGATGGACCCGTACAGTGATTCCCATCCTAGAAATTCAGTCTTTCCCACATCAGGACTGTGCCTGTTCTACTAGACAGGAGTAGATCCAGACCCCTGCAGAGCTGGATCTCCACTAGAGAAAgccaaaggaagaggaggaattttATCTTACAGCAGACAAGGATGCCCAGGCCTCATTACTCGGGGCAAAAATTGTAAAACTTCCAGGTCCTTCGATTTCTGGCCTTAGGTTAGACCGGTCGGAGTAGAGCTGCGTGGTGGCGGACCCAACAACTCCCAGGGTTTCATAGATGTTTGAAAGCGGCAGCGCTGAAAGAAGAGAAGGTTATGCTCCCAACACATCATTCATCCTTCCCGCACTGCGCTGAATTAAAGGAGAGCTGCGGGTGAGAACACTTGGGGAAATGAAGCACGTCAGGGAACTCGTATCTGTTCATTAATTAGGTAATAAATAATCATAGCCTGACAGCTCCGGCCTCCATTACAGCAGCGTAATCCAGGGTCTACTGCATCTCTGCAGGTTTAAATGGAGTTACTCTGGATTTATATGGATGTGAATTGAGGCAAGGAAAGGTGTTCATTGCTTTCACCTAATCCTTGTTTGTACTCAGGCTTTCGGTGTTTGGAGCCGGCAGCTCGCCGCAGGTCTCGGTCTCCACTGGCCCATCCACACCAGCCCACATGGTTAACTGGGCGGCATCAAACTTTTGTGGAAGGAAGtgttcagaaagcaaaagcagaatatGTCTTTCTTCAATAAACCCAGTTAATTCCCTCCCAACCCCCACCGGTGGCTGAACTGTATTTTCTCCTAAATGCAGTTTTGCTAACCTCATGcttgccaaaataaaaatgagcagaGATTGGCAGAGCTGTCTGCTACTCTATCATTCCTTTGTATCACATTTCCAATACTGCTATATTACTTGTTGGAATAAGTAGTTCCCCATGGCCCTCCTCTGCTTGATTAAGTTTAATTATAACCAAGGCTTTAAGTTGTCTGGACCATTTTGCATGCTTTGGAGCTGATCTGGCACTCAGCTCGTGCTCTGCTGAGTCCGTTTTTGACTTGTTCATGGCAATATTGTGCACAAATTGCAAAAATCAAATCCACTTTGAGTAATTTTCTAACATATCCCTTTACTAGGCAGCTGTATAATTTTAAGAAGTCTAAAAAACGTCAAGCGTATTTTTACCAGCTGGGCAGCCTTTTTCTCCAGGAACTTTTTCATATCCAGGACAGCACTCGTAACTGATTACCCTGGAATAAGAGATGGATATGGCAGATTAACTGACGGCGTCTCACTGCTTTTCCCCCTATTTGCTATAGTTGTGTTTCCATCCATATTTGGTGATGGCTCTAAGCAGACTCTTCATTAGAAATATAGACTTGAATAAAAGACAAACCACAAATTTTATCTCCTTCAGGGCTGCATGTTGCCAATTTctccccagaaaaaaaagcagacacgACTTCTTTTCAAAAACCACACTTTCCAGGAGACTTTGTACAAACAGTGGATGGAAACCGAGGCCACGGTCCCAACAGATAACCTACGTGAGACAATGCAAGTGCTGGTTCCTTTGGGCACATTTCCCGCGGGATTTGGGGATCTCCCCGGCTGACTGCTGCTGTCACGTCTGATCACTGTTTGGGCAACACACTACAACTCCGGTACGGCTGCTTGACCAAACCAGCCAAGCGTTTCCCCTTCATTTCCCCCCATTCCTGTCCACCACCAGAAATTATTCGCTTACTTATGGCAAAATCCACAAGACAGCCCTGGAGGGTAAGGAGCATCCTTAGTCTTGGGTGTTGTGGCAGAAAGGCTTGCGATAAACCCTGCAAGGACAAGCCTCACTGGTGGTGGAATGCGCATCCATGGGCATCCCTAGGCAGTACCACAGCACATCCATCTTCGCTAACACCGGATACATCCGTATACCCTCAGCACAGCTTTTCCTTCTGGCTGGCAGCAAACTGCTGCTCTGACCAAGCACTGATCCCCCAGTAAAACCACAGGGGCTGCAGACCCCATCCTGGGGACTCGGGGCCATCCTGCAGATTTGCAGACCCAAAATAAGCAAGAGCCACCTGAATGCTGCATCCATCGTCTGCAGCTCAATGGGAGATAAAAGTCCTCTGATTCTCAGAGCTGGCCATTTGAGAGAATATGTTTTGATATtaacagggggggaaaaaaagaaaaaggaaaaagagaatcgATCCAGAAGTCGCCCATTTATTTCTCACAGGGGATTCTTTCACCTATTGCTCTTATGCTTGGTGTGACAGGAGCGAGGCCATCCGATCGATGGGCTAGGACAGGGAGGGAATAGGTGTTCCTCCCAAAGACAAGCGTTTCCTCTGTGCTCCCGGTTGGATTCAAGACAAGTAGGATGCTGTAGCGCCGAGCCTCAGCGCACTCActcaaagagaaaggaaaatcctCAAGCTTCAGATATTTGTCATCATTTTACCACTGTTAACAAACAGTGGAAATGCCTGGGGTTTAAGAGGGAATTCTTCGGGGTAATTAAGAGCCAGTAAGTGAAACAAATACCTGCTTTTCTGTGACAGAAGCAAATAAATTCTGTGTCACGGTTTCCTAAGAGAATTACAAAGCAAACCCAGACTGATTGTCTAGACATTATATATTCCATGTGGGAAAGAGTTTGCCTAAAGCAATCCCTTCCTTTGACTACTGGAGATCTTAAcaccctgctgctctgctttccccagccccccccgtCTCATGTTCATTAGAAACACACACTTTCTCCCCCCCGCCACTTCCCTCCCCtacctctgatttttctttttttcaccctaGAAACTAAATCCAGTCTAGACAGTTCCCTTGGTTCAGACCTGTAATCAAAGACGAGGAGCTGATTAAAGAGAAATCATTCCAAAGTTCAGCGTAAGTAATTCCTGAGTGCTGACGTAGGCTTTAAAAGGCTTATTTATAGATCGATTGGAGATTAATGAGCTGTGACAAAGGGGCAGGACGCTGATGCTCGCCAGCtcggggctgccccagcagccaggcGTCTGCCGGGAGGGGAGAGcacaggaagggatggaggaagggcaccgggaagggatggagggaccGCACCGCTTGCTTCTCAGCAGGTTCATGGGCATCTCCAGCACCACCCCACAAGGGAAGCTAATGGCAAGGAGCACCGAGGCCAGTAATGGGGCCAGCTCCACCCGTGCAGGGGCTTATTCAAGCCCCAAGTCTCACTCACCCACTGGAGTTGACAAGCCAGCATCATCTGGTGCGCGTTTTGCATGCCAGCATTTTGAGTTGAGCACCAGGAATCTTCTGCAAAGGTCTAGGTGAACACAGAGGTGCTCAGCCAAGTGTTTGCACCTACAAGGAGCAAGGGTACTTGGCTTTCTTGCGCCCACAAGGATGGGGTTTGTAAAAACAGCTTCAGCCATTTTCCCTCCCATGGCTTGTGGTCTTGGTGGAAACACAAGACCACCCAGTCCACCCAAAGGCACATGAGCAGCATTTAAGGGGTTGT is part of the Rissa tridactyla isolate bRisTri1 chromosome 11, bRisTri1.patW.cur.20221130, whole genome shotgun sequence genome and harbors:
- the TGFBI gene encoding transforming growth factor-beta-induced protein ig-h3 codes for the protein MANRPLLLLALALGLAVAAKSPYQQVLQHSRLRGRQHGPNVCAVQKLIGTNRKYFTNCKQWYQRKICGKSTVISYECCPGYEKVPGEKGCPAALPLSNIYETLGVVGSATTQLYSDRSNLRPEIEGPGSFTIFAPSNEAWASLSAETLDSLVSNVNIELLNALRYHMVNKRVLTDDLKHGTTLNSMYQDLPIQIHHYPNGIVTVNCARLLKADHHATNGVVHVIDKVIATTTNSIQQIIETEESLETLRAAVAASDLNSLLESEGQYTLLAPTNEAFEKIPRETLNRILGDPEALRDLLNHHILKSAMCAEAIIAGLTMETLEGTTLDVGCSGEELTLNGKPIIANKDVLATNGVVHFVNELLIPDSAKTLFELAQESEVSKSTDLFRQAGLSSHLTGSEQVTLLAPVNDVFKDRLPVVDSNMKNLLLNHIVRDQLSSKYLYHGQKLQTLGDRELRVFVYRNNLCIENACIAAHDKRGRFGTLFSVDKMLTPPSGTVMDVLKADHRFSTLVAAIQSAGLTENLNRPGTFTVFAPTNEAFRAMPQGELNKLMGNAKELANLLKFHVADEILVSGAVNALVRLKSMQGDKLEVSMKNNVIHINKEPVAESDIMATNGVIYAVNSVLQPQASRPQERGDEPADPALEIFKQASALSKVSQRNPRLAPVYSRLLARMKENSGGF